The sequence TCGCCGTGGTACTGCTCTTCCACTACGTGCCGTTGCTCGGCAACGTCATCGCGTTCCAGGACTACCAGCCGTTCATCGGCATCATGCACAGCCGCTGGTCGGGCCTGGACAACTTCTCCGTCCTCTTCAACGGGGACTCCGCCTTCCTGCACGCGCTCTCGAACACCTTCCAACTCCTGATCATCCAGGTGGTGTTCGTCTTCCCGGCGCCGATCCTGCTCGCGCTGGCGCTCAACAGCCTGGTGAGCGAGCGGGTCAAGAAGGCCGTGCAGAACGTGCTCTACCTGCCGCACTTCCTGTCGTGGGTCGTGGTGGTGGCGCTCTTCCAGCAGATGCTGGGCAGCGGCGGGCTCGTCAACGTCTTCCTGCGCGCGCAGGACCTGGGCACGTGGAACATCATCGGCGACCCCGAGCTCTTCAAGGGCCTGCTGACCTCGCAGGTCATCTGGAAGGACACGGGCTGGGGCACGATCCTCTTCCTCGCCGCGCTCTCGCGGGTCGACACCGATCTGTACGAGGCGGCGGCGATGGACGGCGCGGGGCGGCTGCGGCAGACGTGGCACGTCACGCTCCCCGCGCTGCGCGGGCTCGTCGTCCTGCTGCTGATCCTGCGGCTCGGCGACGCGCTGAGCGTCGGCTTCGAGCAGATCATCCTGCAACAGGCCGGGGTGGGGCTGCCGGCGAGCGAAGTGCTCGACACCTACGTCTACAACAACGGCCTGCTGTCCGGGCAGTGGGGCGTCTCGGCGGCCGTGGGGCTCGTCAAGGGCCTGGTGGGCGTGGTCCTGGTGCTGGGCGCGAACAAGCTCGCGCACTTCTTCGGCGAGGAAGGGATCTACCGCTCATGAGTACCGCGCAACTGCCCACGACGCCCGCGTCGGCCGACGTCCCCGGGCCCCGGGACCGGCGCCCCCCGCGCCCGCCCAAGCGGCGCCGCGTCGACGCGGGGATACCCGGGCAGACCCCGGCCTCGCCGCCGTGGCGGGTCCTGAAGTCCCTCGTCATCCTGCTGTGCTGCCTCGCCGTGATCCTGCCCTTCCTCACGGTCGTCTCGACGTCGCTCGCCGACACCGCGCAGGTCAACGAGGCCGGGGGCTTCGTCCTGTGGCCGGACCACCCCTCGTTCGACTCGTACGAGGCGATCCTGCGCGGCGGGCTCGTGACCCGGGCGATGGCGGTGAGCATCGGCGTGACGGTCGTCGGTACGGCGCTGAGCCTGCTCTCCAGCATCACGCTCGCCTACGGGCTGAGCCGGCCCGGGTCCTTCGGGCACAAGCCGGTGCTGATGATCCTGCTCTTCTCGATGCTCTTCGCACCGGGCGTGATCCCCAGCTACCTGCTGATCAAGCAGCTCCATCTCATCAACAGCTACTGGGCGTTGATCCTGCCGACGATGGTGAACGCCTTCAACGTCATCGTCCTGCGCTCCTTCTTCCAGAGCATTCCGCGCGAACTCGTGGACGCGGCACGGATCGACGGGGCGAACGAGCTGAACATCCTGACGAAGGTCGTGTTGCCGCTCTCGCGCGCGTCGGTCGCCGTCGTCGGGCTCTTCTACGCGGTCTCGTACTGGAACGCCTTCTTCAACGCGCTGCTGTACATGAACGAGTCGGCGAAGTGGCCCATGCAGCTCGTCCTGCGCACGTACGTGGTGAACAACGCGGCGATCGGCGCGGGCGAGGCGTCCGCCGCCGGGGCGCCGCTGCCGCCCTCGCAGGCGCTCCAGGCGGCGATCATCGTGCTCTCGATCGTGCCGATCGTGCTCGTGTACCCGTTCCTGCAGCGGCACATGAACAAGGGCGTGATGATCGGCGCCGTGAAGGGCTGAGGCCCCCCTTGACGGTACGGGGCCGGGTGCGCGTCCGGTTCCGTTGCCGGGCGGTTCCCCGCCCCGGCCCCGTACCCCCGTTCCAGGACTCTTCCGCATTCCGGCTCATCACGAAGGAGCAGCCCCATGGGTGCCCCCATCTCGCGCAGAGGACTGCTGCGCGCTTCGGCGGGAGCGGCGGCGGGCCTCGCGCTCGCGAGCTGCGGCGACGGCGGTCCCGCGATCCCGCTCGCGGACAACGCGAAGGTCGAACTGCCCGACTACGTCCCGTACAAGGGCGTCAAGCCCGCGCTCGCCGGTACGAAGGGCGGCGTGCTCAACGGTTACCGGCACTACCCGGCGGACCCGGCCCGCGCCTTCCCCGACGGGCCGCCCGCGAAGGGGCCCGGGGTCCGCGTCATGACGCTCACCTTCAACCCCGTACCGCCGCCGCAGGGCCGCAATCCGTACTGGCGGGCGCTCAACGAGCAGCTCGGCACGGACCTCGATGTCGAGATCGTGCCCGTGGGCGACTACCCCAACAAGTTCTCGGTCGTCGTCGCGGGCGGGGACCTCCCGGACGCGATGCTCGTGCTGCCGACCGCGAGCCAGCAGCCGGCGATGTTCAACGCGCTCTTCGAGGACCTGACCGAGCACCTGTCGGGCCCGGCGGTGCGCGAGTACCCGTACCTCGCCAACATCCCCACCGACGCCTGGCGCTGGACCGTCTACAACGGCGGGATCTACGCGCTGCCGATGCCGCGCGCGAACGCGGGCAGCATCATGTTCTACCGCTCCGACCGTTTCAAGGAGCGCGAACTCGACCCGAACCCGGGGGACTTCAAGGAGTTCCAGCAGTTGTGCAGGGACGTCTCCGACCCCAAGCACAGCCGGTACGCGCTCGGCGACCCGATCACGACGCTGAACTTCATGATGGAGATGGTGGGCGGGCCGAACATCTGGCGCGAGAAGAACGGGAAGTTCACCTTCTGGCTGGAGTCCGAGGAGATCAAGGAAGCGCTCGACGCCGCGCGCAAGCTCACTCAGGAGCACCTGCTCCACCCCGACGCGTACAGCGTCGTCGGCAAGTTCAAGGACTGGTTCGGCAACGGGCAGATCGCGCTGCACTACGACGGCAACGCGGGCTGGAACGACTTCTACCGGCAGTACGCGCAGAACAACAAGGGCCTGGAGATCGACGGGATGCTCGCCCCGGGCTTCGACGGCGGCAAGGGCAGCCACTGGGCCGGGTACTCCAGCTTCGCCGTCCTCGCGATCAAGAAGGCACCCAAGTCCCGCGTGCGGCAGATCCTCCGGCTCGCCAACGCGATGGCCGCGCCCTTCGGCACCGACGCGTACAAGCTGCGCAAGTACGGCATCGAGGGCCACGACCACGAGCGGCGGGGCACCGACCCGATCCTCACGCCGGACGGCACGACCGAGACCGCGCTGCCCACCGGGTTCATCACCGACGCGCCGCTCTCGCTCTACTTCCCCGAGCGCCCCGACGTGGTCGACCGCCAGCACTCCTTCCAGACGCGGGCCGCCGAGGTCCTCGTCCGCAACCCGACCGAGGGCATCTACTCGGAGACCAACGCGAAGACGTTCGGCGCGCTCAAGCTCAAGACCGACGACGTCCTCAAGGGCATCATGCAGGGCCGCAACAAGCTCTCCTCGCTCGACGAGACCGTCCGCATGTGGCGGCGCGAGGGCGGCGACCAGATGCGCGCCGAGTACGAGAAGGCGTGGGCGAGCCTGCACGGCTGACCCGGCCGGGGCCGGGCGCGCGGCGCGGGCGGAACGGCCCGCACCCGCGCCGGACCACCCCGCCGCCGATGGCCTCGGCGCCCGCGCCGGAGCACACCGAAAGCCCCCTTTTCCCCCGTATCCTCCCTACTCCCCCACCCCGCACCACCACCCGAGGAGCACCCTCACCATGCACGACGACCGGACCGCGACCGAGGACCGCATCGCACGGTTCGTCTCCAGCAGGCTGCGACCCGCCCTCCACTCCGAGCCGCTGCCGCTCTCGCTGGAGGTGTGGCGGGTGCCCGGGGAGCCGGTGCCCGTCGCCGAGGCGCTGCGGGCCACGTACGAGCCCTTCGAGGCCGGCGCGTACTGGGGCCCGGCCTGGGGCACGACATGGCTGCGCGCGAAGGGCACCGTGCCCGCGCACTGGGCGGGCAGGCGGGTCGAGGCCGTCTTCGACCTCGACTTCGACCTCACGCAGGGGCCCGGCGGGCAGGCCGAGGGCTTCGTGCACACCGCCGCCGGGGAACCCCTCCAGGGCCTGCACCCCTACCACCGCACGGTGCGCCTCGCCGAACCCGCCACCGGGGGCGAGGAGATCGACCTCCTCGTCGAACTCGCGGCGAACCCCAAGATCGCGGGCAGCGCGGCGATCGGGATGCGGTACAGCTCCCTGCGGACCGCCGGGGACGAGCCCCTGTACCGGCTGCTCGTCGCCGACCTCGCGGTGCGCGAGGAGGACGTGTGGCACCTGCTCCAGGACATGAGCGTCCTGGACGAACTCATGCGCCAGCTCCCGGAGTCGGCGCCCCGGCGGTGGGAGATCCTGCGGGCGCTCGACAAGGTCGTGGACGTCGTCGACCCGTGGGACGTGGCGGCGACGGCCGCGCGGGGCCGCGAGGTCCTGGCCGATGTCCTCGCGCGGCCCGCGCACGCCTCCGCGCACACCGTGCACGCGGTCGGGCACGCGCACATCGACTCGGCGTGGCTGTGGCCGCTGCGCGAGACGGTCCGCAAGTGCGCCCGGACGTTCACGAACGTCACCGCGCTCGCCGAGGAGTACCCCGAACTCGTCTTCGCCTGCTCCTCCGCGCAGCAGTACGCGTGGATGAAGGAGCGACGACCCGACGTGTACGCGCGGATCAGGAAGGCCGTGGACGAGGGGAGTTTCGTGCCGGTGGGCGGCATGTGGGTGGAGGCGGACGGGAATCTGCCGGGCGGCGAGGCCCTGGCCCGCCAACTCGTCTACGGACGGCGGTTTTTCGCCGAGGAGTTCGGGGTCGAGCAGGACGGCGTGTGGCTCCCCGACTCCTTCGGCTACAGCGCCGCGTACCCGCAGCTCGCGAAGCTGGCGGGCGCGCGCTGGTTCCTCACGCAGAAGCTCTCGTGGAACGCCGTGAACCGGCTGCCGCACCACACCTTCGACTGGGAGGGCATCGACGGCACCCGCATCCTCACCCACTTCCCGCCCGTCGACACGTACAACTGCGAGCTGACCGGGCGCGAACTCGCGCACGCGGAGGCGAACTTCGCGGAGAAGGGGGTCGCGGGACGCTCGCTCGCGCCGTTCGGCTTCGGGGACGGGGGCGGCGGGCCGACCAGGGAGATGATGGAGCGGGCCCGGCGCCTGCGGGACCTGGAGGGCTCGCCCCGCGTCGAGGTCACCAAGCCCTCGGACTTCTTCGCGACCGCCGACCGCGAGTACCCGGACCGGCCGGTGTGGCGGGGCGAGTTGTACCTGGAGAACCACCGGGGCACGTACACGAGCCAGGCGCGCACG comes from Streptomyces sp. Tu6071 and encodes:
- a CDS encoding ABC transporter permease produces the protein MSQLTGPRKKRRVDRGLFWFTVPGIAVVLLFHYVPLLGNVIAFQDYQPFIGIMHSRWSGLDNFSVLFNGDSAFLHALSNTFQLLIIQVVFVFPAPILLALALNSLVSERVKKAVQNVLYLPHFLSWVVVVALFQQMLGSGGLVNVFLRAQDLGTWNIIGDPELFKGLLTSQVIWKDTGWGTILFLAALSRVDTDLYEAAAMDGAGRLRQTWHVTLPALRGLVVLLLILRLGDALSVGFEQIILQQAGVGLPASEVLDTYVYNNGLLSGQWGVSAAVGLVKGLVGVVLVLGANKLAHFFGEEGIYRS
- a CDS encoding carbohydrate ABC transporter permease produces the protein MSTAQLPTTPASADVPGPRDRRPPRPPKRRRVDAGIPGQTPASPPWRVLKSLVILLCCLAVILPFLTVVSTSLADTAQVNEAGGFVLWPDHPSFDSYEAILRGGLVTRAMAVSIGVTVVGTALSLLSSITLAYGLSRPGSFGHKPVLMILLFSMLFAPGVIPSYLLIKQLHLINSYWALILPTMVNAFNVIVLRSFFQSIPRELVDAARIDGANELNILTKVVLPLSRASVAVVGLFYAVSYWNAFFNALLYMNESAKWPMQLVLRTYVVNNAAIGAGEASAAGAPLPPSQALQAAIIVLSIVPIVLVYPFLQRHMNKGVMIGAVKG
- a CDS encoding extracellular solute-binding protein; amino-acid sequence: MGAPISRRGLLRASAGAAAGLALASCGDGGPAIPLADNAKVELPDYVPYKGVKPALAGTKGGVLNGYRHYPADPARAFPDGPPAKGPGVRVMTLTFNPVPPPQGRNPYWRALNEQLGTDLDVEIVPVGDYPNKFSVVVAGGDLPDAMLVLPTASQQPAMFNALFEDLTEHLSGPAVREYPYLANIPTDAWRWTVYNGGIYALPMPRANAGSIMFYRSDRFKERELDPNPGDFKEFQQLCRDVSDPKHSRYALGDPITTLNFMMEMVGGPNIWREKNGKFTFWLESEEIKEALDAARKLTQEHLLHPDAYSVVGKFKDWFGNGQIALHYDGNAGWNDFYRQYAQNNKGLEIDGMLAPGFDGGKGSHWAGYSSFAVLAIKKAPKSRVRQILRLANAMAAPFGTDAYKLRKYGIEGHDHERRGTDPILTPDGTTETALPTGFITDAPLSLYFPERPDVVDRQHSFQTRAAEVLVRNPTEGIYSETNAKTFGALKLKTDDVLKGIMQGRNKLSSLDETVRMWRREGGDQMRAEYEKAWASLHG
- a CDS encoding alpha-mannosidase, giving the protein MHDDRTATEDRIARFVSSRLRPALHSEPLPLSLEVWRVPGEPVPVAEALRATYEPFEAGAYWGPAWGTTWLRAKGTVPAHWAGRRVEAVFDLDFDLTQGPGGQAEGFVHTAAGEPLQGLHPYHRTVRLAEPATGGEEIDLLVELAANPKIAGSAAIGMRYSSLRTAGDEPLYRLLVADLAVREEDVWHLLQDMSVLDELMRQLPESAPRRWEILRALDKVVDVVDPWDVAATAARGREVLADVLARPAHASAHTVHAVGHAHIDSAWLWPLRETVRKCARTFTNVTALAEEYPELVFACSSAQQYAWMKERRPDVYARIRKAVDEGSFVPVGGMWVEADGNLPGGEALARQLVYGRRFFAEEFGVEQDGVWLPDSFGYSAAYPQLAKLAGARWFLTQKLSWNAVNRLPHHTFDWEGIDGTRILTHFPPVDTYNCELTGRELAHAEANFAEKGVAGRSLAPFGFGDGGGGPTREMMERARRLRDLEGSPRVEVTKPSDFFATADREYPDRPVWRGELYLENHRGTYTSQARTKRGNRRAEALLREAELWAATAAVRGGHAYPYEELEALWRRVLLHQFHDILPGTSIAWVHEQAEEMYREAHAALEGIIGAAAGELGASGEGFAVLNAAPQERTEVVVVPGGVAGGQELADGSRAVLAHAPALGAGTLDGGGDGPQPVTAGEENGDLVLDNGLVRVRIDRAEGLVRSVRDLGADRETLAPDEPGNLLQLHHDDPTLWSAWNLDASYRNTVRDLTAAESVELVEPGPLLARVRVTRAFGASRLVQDLELTAGARRLVVRTDIDWQERDAVLKAAWPLDVHAGHESAEVQFGHVQRPTHENTSWDAARFEVWQHRWVHVGEHGFGAALLTDSTYGHDVRRHTRADGGTTTTLRLSLLRAPHSPDPEADRGRHAFAYALEAGTGIGGAAAGGYALNLPLRVVPGGAGAPLVTVSHPDVLVEAVKLADDRSGDVVVRLYESRGGAVRASLGAGFAVGSAAVTDLLEEPVSELEVVEGRVALALRPFQILTVRLRRS